In Topomyia yanbarensis strain Yona2022 chromosome 2, ASM3024719v1, whole genome shotgun sequence, one DNA window encodes the following:
- the LOC131678440 gene encoding uncharacterized protein LOC131678440 — MSDRGGEKDARSLTEPVGYLGNPHSKSVSTVSVPYHANAELWRGGHIFLALLVGLYMEANKNKNKQTEVPNPFARGGLARSPPRGESSGAMSAAPESTSDPPAAVGNTPTNASEGPIAAMRKVAKQLDSIIDFASAKQNIAKELKLSLLELRKAVRVARQEQQAYVERVECRERPDRETQTVASNREEREKVNRGSQTVAFTFYGAATSIGAATEFPSKGKGKDNRKTASNAKRPRKSPGEGAKTDTTRRATVKVKRRLGEVSEGETDLAVESDGTSNPARPGQGGSNPWTLVTKKKPAPKPEVPRLARKAKDRGEALWLKTDKDKYADVLKSMKAAESLSALGQDVRSVRRTNTREMLLVLKRGAQSSAVYKALAQEVLGEGAQIRSLGAETTLQCKHLDEFTIAEDVVAAVKEQCGVTIERASVRLRDGPSGTQVAYLRLLNADAKKVTERGKLKIGWSVCPISIPQPPSVDRCYRCLESGHKAYECKGIDRSKLCRQCGEEGHKERGCTKAYKCLICTAKKQAHKHAMGGPSCPFGELNKKKP, encoded by the coding sequence atgagtgatcgagggggtgaaaaagatgctcgatcgttaacggagcctgtggggtacctgggcaacccacACAGTAAGTCAGTAagcacagtaagcgtcccttaccacgctaatgcggagctctggcgtggcggacatatatttctcgcgctactcgtgggactatacatggaggcaaataaaaataaaaacaaacagacggaggtgccaaaccccttcgcaagaggtggtttggcgaggtctccaccccgtggggagagtagtggagcgatgagtgctgcacccgaaagcaccagtgaccccccagcagcggtaggcaatacccctaccaatgcatcggaggggccaatagctgcgatgcgcaaagtagcgaagcaactcgattctataatcgacttcgctagcgcaaagcagaacatagccaaggagttgaagttgagccttctggagctccggaaagctgttcgtgtcgcaagacaggaacagcaggcatatgttgagagggtggaatgtcgggagaggcccgacagagaaacccagacagtggcctccaatagggaggaaagagagaaggtcaatagaggttcacagacagtggcctttaccttctacggagcagccacgtcgatcggagcggcgaccgagttcccctcgaagggaaaaggaaaggacaatcgcaagacggcatcgaatgcgaagcgccctaggaagtcgccaggagagggtgccaaaaccgacaccactcggcgtgcaaccgtcaaggtcaaacgccgcctgggtgaggtaagcgagggcgagactgacctcgctgttgagagcgatggtaccagcaacccggcacgaccggggcaggggggctcaaacccctggacgctggtcaccaagaaaaagccggcaccgaaaccggaggtaccgcggcttgcgaggaaggccaaggacagaggcgaagccttgtggttaaaaaccgacaaggacaaatacgccgatgtccttaaatcgatgaaggcggccgaaagtctctcggcccttgggcaggatgtgcgtagcgtaagacgcaccaacacgagagagatgctcctggtgctgaagcgaggcgcacaatcaagtgcagtatataaggccttggcccaagaggttcttggtgagggcgcccaaatcaggtcgctaggtgcggaaacaactctccagtgcaagcacttggacgagttcacgatcgcagaagacgtcgtcgcagccgtcaaggagcaatgcggcgtcacaatcgagcgggcctctgtgcgattgagggacggaccctctggcacccaagtagcctacctcaggctactgaatgcggatgccaaaaaggtaaccgagagagggaagctgaagatcggctggtcggtatgccctattagtataccccagccgccttcagtggacaggtgctatcggtgcctagaatccggccataaagcttacgaatgcaaaggcatagacaggagcaagctatgtcgtcaatgcggcgaggaggggcataaagagcgggggtgcactaaggcatataagtgccttatctgcaccgctaagaagcaagcccataaacatgctatgggcggaccttcgtgtcccttcggcgagttaaataagaagaagccgtga